A stretch of DNA from Mucilaginibacter daejeonensis:
GAAGATGTTCACGATCTGGCCGCCGCGGAAGTTCTTAGACAATACAGCCTTTTTGATACCACCGAACACGGATACCGTATCGATCACGTCGTCGGCCGAGTAGCCGGTGCGGGTGTTCTGGTAAGCGCCGTATGAGCTGTCCTCAGTTTTTTTTTCGGGCTCGGGGTCGTTGGCGTCACGTACTACGTAATCCACTACCGGTACGTCTTGGGTAGTATTGGTGAAGTCGGGTTGGCTTTTCCAGTCGGTATTACCCCAGCGGTTGTTCTGGTGGCTGCGTTTAACGATCAGCCATATACCTACTGCGATCACCACGATCGGCAAGCTCAGGTGACTGATATCGATCCAGGGCGATATACGACCCGACAAAAAGATCACACCGATCAGGATGGCGATCAGCGCGCCGGGCTTTTTAAAGTTGTGCTTGGCTCCGCTGAACAGGCCGATCACGATCAGCAGCATAGGCCAGCTGAACAACCAGTGCGGAATAAAGAAGAAGTGGAACTGGCGCAGCAACAATGCACAGCCAACTACCAGCAGCACCAGGCCAGCAATGGCTTTACCGTTATTTTGTGGTTGGTTAGGATATATGGGTTCGGTGTTCATGACGATCAGATTCTATGTTCCAAAAGTACGATAGCGATCGCCTGTAGTAAATAGCAAAGTGGTGGCCGGGGCCACAACCTCGGTGAACGGCCATTTTTTGTCGGTGAAATTTCTGGCCGCTGTAACATTATCGGTGAACGCGGTGTCTTATCCGTATCCTAAACTTAATATGACACCCCTGGCCTCACAAAAGAGGCTTGACATAGGAGCATATACTCAACAACAAAAGGCCATTGCTGATCAAGCAAATGGCCTTTATTGTGTATTACATCGCCTCAAAAAAGTTACAACCTATAAAAGGTAGTTTATCATAACTTAGGAAAGTCAAACTTAACTAACTCCCGAATGAAAGTAAACTTACTCAGCACCTTAGCGGTATCGTTGTGGTTAGCCACCACGATACAGGTACAGGCTCAGAGCGTCCCCACCCCCAAACAACATTTTGGTTTCAACATAGGCGACGACTACAACCTGGCCAACTACACCCAAACCGAGGCTTATTTTAAAAAGCTGGCCGCATCGCCCCGTACCAAGTATGTTGATATAGGCCTAACCGAAGAAGGCAGGCACCAGCTAATGCTCATCGTGTCATCGCCTGAGAACATCAAGAACCTCGAAAAATATAAAGAGATATCGCGCAAGCTGGCCCGTGCTGAGGACCTTACCGAGGCCGATGCCAAAAAGCTGGCCAATGACGGCAAGGCCATCGTTTGGATAGATGGAGGCCTGCATGCCACCGAGACCGTAGGTACACACCAGCTGATCGAGACGGCCTACAACCTGGTAAGCCGCACTGATGCCGAGACCATGCGCATCCTCGATAACTGTATCATCCTGATGGTGCATGCCAACCCCGACGGGCAGGAACTGGTATCCAACTGGTATATGAGCCAAAAGGATCCGGCCAAACGCAACATGAACATTCCGCGCCTGTATGAAAAATACATCGGCCATGATAACAACCGCGATTTTTACATGATGAACATGAAGGAATCGCAGAACATCACTCGCGTACAGTTCCTGGAGTGGTTCCCGCAGATCGTGTATAACCACCACCAAACTGGTCCTGCCGGATCGGTAGTGGCCGGCCCGCCGTACCGCGACCCGTTCAACTACGTGTACGACCCGCTTTTGGTGACCAGTATAGATGCGCTGGGCGCCGCCATGAGCAGCCGCCTCAATGCCGAGAACAAGCCCGGTTACACCGAGCGTAACGGCACCCAGTTCTCTACTTGGTGGAACGGTGGTTTACGCACTACCACTTATTTCCACAACATGGTGGGTTTACTTACCGAGATCATTGGCAGCCCTACCCCGGCCACGGTGCCGCTGGTGCCTGAACGGTTGATCCCGAGCAGTAACACGCCTTACCCGGTAACGCCGCAGCCATGGCACTACAAACAGTCTATAGATTATTCACTATCGCTCAACTATGCGGTATTGGGCTATGCCGCCCGCCAGCGCGATATCATGTTATATAACATGTACGTGATGGGCCAAAACTCGATCAAAAAAGGCCGTACCGATACCTGGGGCTTATCGCCTAAAAAGGCCGACTCGATCACCGCAGCTTACCGTAAAGACAGCCCTGCACCTGCAGCTGGCGGCCGTGGTTTTGGTTTTAATGGTGTACCTACCAAGTATTATGATCAGGTGTTGAAAGACCCGACCCTGCGCGACCCACGTGGCTATATCATCCCTGCCGATCAGGCCGACTTCCCT
This window harbors:
- a CDS encoding LiaF transmembrane domain-containing protein, which codes for MNTEPIYPNQPQNNGKAIAGLVLLVVGCALLLRQFHFFFIPHWLFSWPMLLIVIGLFSGAKHNFKKPGALIAILIGVIFLSGRISPWIDISHLSLPIVVIAVGIWLIVKRSHQNNRWGNTDWKSQPDFTNTTQDVPVVDYVVRDANDPEPEKKTEDSSYGAYQNTRTGYSADDVIDTVSVFGGIKKAVLSKNFRGGQIVNIFGGAEIDLSQADIHGTVVIEVTQLFGGIKLVVPPHWSVTSDMAAVFASVDDKRFGKFGPQSAINPDKLLVIKGVSIFAGVDVRSF
- a CDS encoding M14 family metallopeptidase → MKVNLLSTLAVSLWLATTIQVQAQSVPTPKQHFGFNIGDDYNLANYTQTEAYFKKLAASPRTKYVDIGLTEEGRHQLMLIVSSPENIKNLEKYKEISRKLARAEDLTEADAKKLANDGKAIVWIDGGLHATETVGTHQLIETAYNLVSRTDAETMRILDNCIILMVHANPDGQELVSNWYMSQKDPAKRNMNIPRLYEKYIGHDNNRDFYMMNMKESQNITRVQFLEWFPQIVYNHHQTGPAGSVVAGPPYRDPFNYVYDPLLVTSIDALGAAMSSRLNAENKPGYTERNGTQFSTWWNGGLRTTTYFHNMVGLLTEIIGSPTPATVPLVPERLIPSSNTPYPVTPQPWHYKQSIDYSLSLNYAVLGYAARQRDIMLYNMYVMGQNSIKKGRTDTWGLSPKKADSITAAYRKDSPAPAAGGRGFGFNGVPTKYYDQVLKDPTLRDPRGYIIPADQADFPTAVKFINTLVRSGLIVHKASSAFKVNGVSYPAGSYVVKTDQAFRPHVLDMFEPQDHPNDFQYPGGPPIRPYDNAGWTLAFQMGIKFDRIQDAFDGPFKRIPYGQLQTPPLAAVPAAAKAGYLLDTRSNNAYIAVNDLLKAGVEVYRAPQGADGLPAGTFFVPSSTTAQAALAKEANLGVKAIATAKKPKGAVKIQALRIGLWDQYGGSIPSGWLRWLFEQTHFNFERVYPQEIDGGNLKSKYDVLVFVGGAIPSTTGGRGGFEGRGGSAEDLPAEYKAMTGRITADKSIPQLKAFLEAGGSIVTIGSSANLAYQLKLPVKNALTETVKGEERPLSGDKFYIPGSVLQVTYDTTQPATWGMPATGDVMFDSSPAFKLDPNANAQGIKALATYTTATPLRSGWAWGQKYLQGSMAAFVAPYGSGKLYVFGPEISFRAQSHGTFKLLFNELYGTAGK